The proteins below come from a single Halomonas binhaiensis genomic window:
- a CDS encoding GlsB/YeaQ/YmgE family stress response membrane protein — protein MGIFSWIILGLIAGILAKWIMPGKDPGGFIVTTLIGIAGAFVGGFLGSLVGIGGPVSEISIGSIITAVIGALVLLFIYRKVKG, from the coding sequence ATGGGAATTTTTTCGTGGATCATATTGGGGCTAATTGCCGGCATACTGGCGAAATGGATCATGCCGGGTAAGGACCCTGGTGGCTTTATTGTCACGACATTGATTGGTATTGCCGGTGCGTTCGTGGGTGGCTTTCTGGGCTCTCTCGTTGGTATTGGTGGTCCCGTCAGCGAAATCAGCATTGGTAGCATCATTACGGCGGTGATTGGCGCTTTGGTGTTGCTTTTCATCTATCGCAAAGTCAAGGGGTAA
- a CDS encoding anti-virulence regulator CigR family protein codes for MCRDNDMPLNNRVSGVWKPALLVLALATFSATAVAGNNGQGHGNNQGHGPDKVQQQGHGGGQGNHGPEKFQDKGHSVDSSYRHDSNRPDSDFDRDHRDFDHDRDYSHDRNYSHDRDFDFDDSHIRSIFHDHSDWHAGNYQALPPGIRQNLQRGKPLPPGIAKQRFDNRFYDVLPRYDGYEWLQIGTAAVLINAANDVVEHIIWDIFD; via the coding sequence ATGTGCCGAGACAATGATATGCCGCTGAACAACAGGGTTTCAGGTGTCTGGAAGCCGGCGCTTCTGGTACTTGCACTGGCGACGTTCAGTGCCACGGCTGTTGCCGGTAATAATGGTCAGGGCCATGGTAATAATCAGGGCCATGGCCCTGACAAGGTCCAGCAACAAGGTCATGGTGGTGGCCAGGGTAATCATGGTCCAGAAAAGTTTCAGGACAAGGGGCATAGTGTTGACTCATCCTATCGCCATGACAGCAACCGGCCTGATTCAGACTTCGATCGCGATCATCGTGATTTCGATCATGATCGTGACTATAGCCATGATCGAAACTACAGCCATGACCGTGACTTCGATTTCGATGATAGTCATATTCGCAGTATCTTCCATGATCACAGCGACTGGCATGCTGGCAACTATCAGGCACTTCCACCTGGCATTCGCCAGAACCTTCAGCGTGGCAAGCCGCTGCCTCCAGGAATTGCCAAGCAGCGTTTTGATAACCGTTTCTATGACGTGTTGCCTCGTTACGATGGATATGAGTGGCTCCAGATCGGTACGGCAGCGGTACTGATCAATGCTGCCAATGACGTGGTAGAGCATATTATCTGGGATATCTTCGACTGA
- the ppsA gene encoding phosphoenolpyruvate synthase, which translates to MEKYILWFDQLGMNDVERVGGKNASLGEMISHLSGAGVTVPGGFATTADAYREFLAHEGLNDRINAELARLDVDDVAALAEAGAKIRQWIIDTPLPPAFESALGEAYELMLSKHPNLKVAVRSSATAEDLPDASFAGQQETFLNIEGYDNIKRAVHEVFASLFNDRAISYRVHRGYAHENVALSAGVQKMVRSETGASGVMFTLDTESGFREAVFVTASWGLGETVVQGAVNPDEFYVHKPTLAAGRPAVLRRNLGSKLIKMIYTEDASAGKSVATVDVPLADRGVFSINDEQVMALARQAVIIEQHYGRPMDIEWALDGDDNELYIVQARPETVVSQQEGGSLERFQLKEKGRTLVNGRAIGQRIGQGTVKVIMSPDEMDKVQAGDVLVTDMTDPDWEPIMKRASAIVTNRGGRTCHAAIIARELGIPAVVGCGDATDVLSDGRDVTVSCAEGDTGHVYDGLLAFDRNVTSVNAMPDIPFKIMMNVGNPDRAFSFASLPNSGVGLARLEFIINRMIGVHPKALLDYATLPAELQQTIDLRVAGYADPVSFYVDKLVEGISTLAAAFYPQRVIVRMSDFKSNEYENLIGGKLYEPGEENPMLGFRGASRYISESFRPCFELECQAMKRVRDEMGLDNVELMVPFVRTTDEAREVVELLAANGLKRGENGLKVIMMCELPANALLADEFLEYFDGFSIGSNDLTQLTLGLDRDSGIVAHLFDERNPAVKKLLAMAIQACKAKGKYVGICGQGPSDHPELAKWLMEQGIDSVSLNPDAVLETWFMLAGESLS; encoded by the coding sequence GTGGAAAAGTACATTCTGTGGTTCGATCAGTTGGGTATGAATGACGTCGAGCGCGTAGGCGGCAAGAATGCATCACTGGGTGAAATGATCTCCCATCTGTCAGGCGCAGGTGTGACAGTCCCCGGTGGTTTTGCCACTACGGCTGATGCCTATCGTGAGTTTCTTGCTCATGAAGGGCTCAACGATCGTATCAATGCTGAACTGGCTCGCCTGGATGTCGACGATGTCGCCGCTCTGGCAGAAGCAGGTGCCAAGATCCGTCAATGGATCATCGATACGCCACTCCCCCCGGCTTTCGAGTCTGCGCTGGGTGAAGCCTATGAGCTCATGCTCAGCAAGCACCCGAACCTCAAGGTCGCTGTGCGCAGCTCTGCTACCGCAGAAGACCTTCCGGATGCTTCCTTTGCGGGTCAGCAGGAGACCTTCCTCAACATTGAAGGCTACGACAACATCAAGCGTGCCGTGCACGAGGTGTTTGCTTCCCTGTTCAATGATCGTGCCATTTCCTACCGTGTCCACCGCGGTTACGCGCATGAGAACGTAGCGCTGTCCGCCGGTGTACAGAAGATGGTGCGTTCCGAGACGGGCGCCAGTGGCGTCATGTTCACCCTGGATACTGAATCAGGTTTCCGCGAGGCTGTTTTCGTCACTGCTTCCTGGGGACTGGGTGAGACAGTGGTTCAGGGGGCGGTCAACCCCGATGAGTTTTACGTGCATAAGCCGACGCTGGCTGCAGGACGCCCAGCAGTTCTGCGCCGCAACCTTGGTTCCAAGCTGATCAAGATGATCTATACCGAGGACGCCAGTGCGGGAAAATCCGTTGCCACGGTGGATGTTCCTCTCGCTGATCGAGGTGTGTTCTCGATCAATGATGAGCAGGTCATGGCATTGGCGCGCCAGGCCGTCATCATCGAGCAGCACTATGGTCGCCCGATGGATATCGAGTGGGCGCTGGACGGCGATGATAACGAGCTGTACATCGTTCAGGCTCGCCCTGAGACCGTGGTTTCCCAGCAGGAAGGTGGCTCTCTGGAGCGTTTCCAGCTCAAGGAAAAGGGTCGCACTTTGGTCAATGGTCGTGCCATCGGCCAGCGTATCGGCCAAGGGACGGTCAAGGTGATCATGTCCCCCGACGAGATGGATAAAGTGCAGGCTGGGGATGTGCTGGTCACCGACATGACCGATCCGGACTGGGAGCCGATCATGAAGCGGGCTTCCGCCATCGTCACCAATCGTGGTGGACGTACCTGCCACGCTGCCATCATCGCCCGGGAGCTGGGTATTCCCGCTGTCGTGGGATGTGGTGATGCGACTGACGTTCTCTCCGATGGTCGTGATGTCACGGTTTCCTGTGCTGAAGGCGATACAGGCCATGTCTACGACGGCCTGCTGGCGTTCGATCGCAATGTGACCAGTGTCAATGCGATGCCTGACATTCCGTTCAAGATCATGATGAACGTGGGTAACCCCGATCGGGCCTTCAGTTTTGCATCGCTGCCTAATTCCGGCGTTGGTCTGGCGCGCCTGGAGTTCATCATCAACCGGATGATCGGCGTTCACCCCAAGGCGCTGCTCGACTATGCGACCTTGCCTGCTGAACTGCAGCAGACCATTGATCTTCGCGTAGCTGGTTATGCCGACCCAGTCAGCTTTTATGTCGACAAGCTGGTCGAGGGTATTTCCACATTGGCAGCTGCCTTCTATCCGCAGCGTGTCATCGTGCGTATGTCGGACTTCAAGTCCAACGAGTACGAGAACTTGATTGGCGGCAAGCTCTATGAGCCGGGCGAAGAGAACCCTATGCTGGGCTTCCGCGGTGCCTCCCGCTACATCTCCGAGAGCTTCCGGCCTTGCTTCGAGCTCGAATGTCAGGCCATGAAGCGTGTGCGTGACGAAATGGGTCTGGACAATGTCGAACTGATGGTACCCTTCGTTCGTACTACCGATGAGGCCCGGGAAGTTGTCGAGCTGCTGGCTGCCAATGGTCTCAAGCGTGGCGAGAATGGCCTCAAGGTCATCATGATGTGCGAGTTGCCGGCCAACGCTCTGCTGGCGGATGAGTTCCTCGAGTATTTCGATGGTTTCTCTATCGGCTCCAACGACCTGACTCAGCTGACTCTGGGACTTGATCGTGATTCAGGCATTGTTGCCCACCTGTTTGACGAGCGTAATCCAGCTGTCAAGAAACTGCTGGCCATGGCCATCCAGGCCTGCAAGGCCAAGGGCAAGTACGTGGGTATCTGTGGCCAAGGGCCGTCAGATCACCCTGAGCTGGCCAAATGGCTGATGGAGCAGGGAATCGACTCGGTCTCTCTGAATCCGGACGCCGTATTGGAAACCTGGTTCATGCTGGCAGGCGAGAGCCTGTCCTGA
- the ppsR gene encoding pyruvate, water dikinase regulatory protein, with the protein MTRTAFFISDGTGITAESLGRSLLAQFENVEIRKLTKPYIDTIEKAHSLVGIIEATAVRDGVQPIIIDTIVDQKIREVIRAAPGFKVDIFSTFLEPLERELETHSSYSVGRTHAIASDAAYMDRIHSVHFALDNDDGARTHQYDQADVILVGVSRCGKTPTSLYLALQFGIRAANYPLTEDDQDEDGTLKLPPVLAKHRHKLFGLTIDPRRLAAIRHERRPNSRYSSMDQCMQEVSQAEALYRQLHIPFIDTTRFSVEEISTRMIAETGINRRVSPR; encoded by the coding sequence ATGACACGTACTGCTTTCTTCATTTCCGATGGTACTGGCATCACTGCCGAAAGCCTCGGCCGTAGTCTGCTGGCTCAGTTCGAGAATGTTGAGATTCGCAAACTGACCAAACCCTACATCGACACCATTGAAAAAGCGCACTCTCTGGTCGGCATCATTGAGGCCACAGCCGTGCGTGATGGTGTCCAACCCATCATCATCGATACCATCGTCGACCAGAAGATTCGTGAAGTGATTCGGGCTGCACCAGGCTTCAAGGTCGATATCTTCTCGACCTTCCTCGAGCCCCTGGAGAGAGAGCTGGAAACTCACTCCTCTTACAGTGTCGGACGCACCCATGCCATTGCCAGTGATGCCGCCTACATGGATCGCATCCACTCAGTGCATTTCGCTCTCGACAACGATGACGGGGCCCGAACCCATCAGTACGACCAGGCCGATGTCATCCTTGTTGGTGTATCCCGCTGCGGCAAGACACCGACATCGTTGTACCTGGCCTTGCAGTTCGGTATTCGAGCCGCCAACTACCCCCTGACCGAAGATGACCAGGATGAAGATGGCACCCTGAAACTGCCTCCCGTATTGGCCAAACATCGCCACAAGCTGTTCGGACTGACCATCGACCCACGCCGCTTGGCTGCCATCCGCCATGAACGCCGCCCCAACAGCCGTTACAGCTCCATGGACCAGTGCATGCAGGAAGTTTCGCAGGCTGAAGCGTTATATCGTCAGCTGCATATTCCGTTCATCGATACGACACGCTTCTCGGTGGAAGAAATCTCCACCCGGATGATCGCAGAGACAGGCATCAATCGCCGAGTCTCGCCTCGCTGA
- a CDS encoding imelysin family protein, whose protein sequence is MAQHFAPRPLSALVATCILSIPFTTTAMANATEGGDVTPQQVVSHYADLAHNTYTDALKSAKQLNQAVDTLLASPTPEALASARQAWRQARVSYQQSEVFRFGNPVVDDWEGQLNAWPLDEGLIDYVAEDRYEHELGNAGATANIIASESITVGGEDLDVSELTPELLASLNEVGGSEANVATGYHAIEFLLWGQDLHGYDPGAGEREATDFAQDDTCTNDHCDRRRTYLDAATDLLVSDLEWMVDQWAPGNDVNYRSELLAAPPQEGLRRILFGMGSLSLGELAGERMKVALEANSYEDEHDCFSDNTHNSHYYNGQGIQNVYTGHFERMDGTTFDGPSMEDLLKQSDPELSATLSQEIDASMSALGELKSRAESNDDPMTFDMMIAPGNEEGATLVNNAILALVTQTGSIEKAAIDLGVDNLQSDDAGHSF, encoded by the coding sequence ATGGCCCAGCATTTCGCTCCTCGCCCGTTATCCGCACTTGTCGCAACCTGCATACTTTCCATCCCCTTCACCACCACTGCCATGGCCAATGCCACGGAAGGTGGGGATGTCACACCGCAGCAGGTGGTCTCTCACTATGCTGATCTGGCACACAACACCTACACCGATGCGCTGAAGAGTGCCAAGCAGCTCAATCAAGCCGTCGATACCCTGCTGGCCTCCCCCACGCCTGAGGCACTGGCCTCAGCCCGTCAAGCCTGGCGCCAGGCTCGAGTGAGCTATCAGCAAAGCGAGGTGTTCCGCTTCGGCAACCCAGTGGTGGACGACTGGGAAGGCCAGCTCAATGCCTGGCCTCTGGATGAAGGCCTGATCGACTACGTCGCCGAAGACCGCTACGAACACGAATTGGGCAATGCCGGCGCTACCGCCAATATCATTGCCTCGGAAAGCATTACCGTGGGCGGCGAGGATCTGGATGTTTCCGAGCTTACGCCAGAGCTGCTGGCCAGTCTGAATGAAGTCGGAGGCTCCGAGGCCAACGTTGCCACGGGGTATCACGCCATCGAATTTCTACTCTGGGGGCAGGATCTCCACGGCTATGACCCTGGTGCAGGAGAACGCGAAGCCACGGACTTTGCGCAAGACGATACCTGCACCAATGACCACTGCGATCGCCGCCGTACTTATCTCGACGCCGCCACCGACCTGCTGGTCTCTGACCTGGAATGGATGGTGGATCAGTGGGCCCCAGGTAATGACGTCAACTATCGCAGTGAATTGCTTGCCGCTCCGCCCCAGGAAGGCCTGCGGCGCATCCTGTTCGGCATGGGGTCGCTATCACTGGGAGAACTGGCAGGAGAGCGCATGAAGGTTGCTCTGGAAGCCAACTCCTACGAGGACGAACACGACTGTTTCAGCGACAACACCCACAACTCTCACTATTACAATGGCCAGGGCATCCAGAATGTCTACACCGGCCATTTCGAGCGCATGGACGGTACCACTTTTGACGGCCCCTCCATGGAGGACTTGCTCAAGCAGAGCGATCCTGAACTGTCCGCGACGTTGAGCCAGGAAATCGATGCATCAATGAGCGCACTGGGTGAGCTGAAGTCCCGGGCAGAGTCCAATGACGACCCCATGACATTCGACATGATGATCGCCCCGGGCAATGAGGAAGGTGCCACCTTGGTCAACAATGCCATCCTGGCACTGGTGACCCAGACAGGCAGCATTGAGAAAGCCGCCATCGACCTTGGGGTCGACAACCTGCAGTCCGATGATGCAGGACACAGCTTCTGA
- a CDS encoding di-heme oxidoredictase family protein has translation MIRITTSQLATLGVLPLCMTFTLASPVLSASIQDTPMSGGEGSVEQFDHNAYSLPLKNLPMTGRLDFSVGNSFFRNPWVVAPSSTDARDGLGPLINTNSCQGCHIKDGRGHPPAPGQRPVSLFLRLSMPATNEDSEVVRMTGVVPVPHYGRQLQTAAIPGARPEADMVLSYSDRKVTLSDGTEVSLQVPDYRIEKPAYGPLPEDMLTSPRVAPPMIGLGLLEVVPEEQLLEYADPDDSDGDGISGRPNHVWDARKESTVLGRFGWKAGEPTIEQQSLHAFAGDMGLTSSLAPATDCMPEQDCNEFASGGTPEVSDKVANFVTFYAQSLAVPQRRGMDDPAVQAGARLFNDIGCSSCHRPSLTTADKTPRPEMANQTLWPYSDLLLHDMGEALADGRPEYEADGQEWRTPPLWGVGLAQSINERAGFLHDGRARTLEEAILWHAGEAEDSTLAYRDLSAEQRSQLNEFLNSL, from the coding sequence ATGATCCGAATCACTACCTCACAGCTGGCAACACTGGGTGTGTTGCCGCTGTGCATGACATTCACGCTGGCCTCTCCTGTGTTGAGCGCTTCCATTCAGGACACCCCCATGAGTGGAGGCGAAGGTTCGGTCGAACAATTCGACCATAACGCCTATTCACTACCACTGAAAAACCTGCCCATGACCGGACGCCTGGACTTCAGTGTCGGCAACAGTTTCTTTCGCAACCCTTGGGTGGTAGCACCGTCCAGCACTGATGCACGCGATGGGCTAGGCCCGTTGATCAACACCAACAGCTGCCAGGGATGCCATATCAAGGATGGGCGAGGTCATCCACCGGCACCTGGCCAGCGCCCGGTCTCACTCTTCCTGCGCTTGTCGATGCCAGCCACCAACGAGGATAGCGAAGTCGTGCGCATGACCGGTGTGGTGCCAGTGCCCCACTATGGACGCCAGTTGCAAACGGCGGCGATTCCCGGAGCCAGGCCTGAAGCAGATATGGTACTCAGCTATTCCGACAGAAAAGTGACGCTGTCCGATGGCACCGAAGTATCACTTCAGGTGCCGGACTATCGCATCGAAAAGCCCGCTTATGGCCCCCTGCCGGAAGACATGTTGACCTCCCCTCGGGTCGCCCCGCCGATGATTGGCCTGGGTCTGCTCGAAGTGGTGCCGGAAGAACAGCTCCTGGAGTATGCGGATCCCGATGATAGTGACGGAGATGGTATTTCCGGCCGCCCCAATCATGTCTGGGATGCACGCAAGGAAAGCACGGTACTCGGTCGTTTCGGCTGGAAAGCCGGGGAACCCACCATCGAGCAGCAGAGCCTGCATGCCTTTGCCGGCGACATGGGGCTGACCTCCAGCCTGGCGCCTGCCACGGACTGCATGCCAGAGCAAGATTGCAATGAGTTTGCCAGCGGCGGAACCCCGGAAGTGTCCGACAAGGTCGCCAATTTCGTGACCTTCTATGCTCAGAGCCTGGCTGTCCCTCAGCGGCGCGGCATGGATGATCCTGCTGTACAGGCCGGTGCCAGGCTCTTCAACGACATTGGCTGCAGCAGTTGTCACCGCCCCAGCCTGACCACGGCCGATAAGACGCCCCGCCCGGAAATGGCCAACCAGACGTTGTGGCCCTACAGCGACCTGCTGCTGCATGACATGGGTGAGGCACTAGCGGATGGCCGCCCCGAGTATGAAGCCGATGGCCAAGAATGGCGCACACCCCCACTCTGGGGAGTCGGCCTGGCACAAAGTATCAACGAGCGTGCCGGATTTCTGCATGACGGCCGTGCGCGAACCCTGGAAGAGGCCATTCTATGGCACGCTGGCGAAGCTGAAGACAGCACCCTGGCCTATCGTGATCTTTCCGCGGAACAGCGCTCCCAGCTGAACGAGTTCCTGAATTCACTGTGA
- a CDS encoding imelysin family protein yields the protein MNGVVSMNGMISLNCPRAVGIACLSLLSVSSQAADTSVTPRQQWYQDIGALYTRLAEATDQLQEDATALCSAPEANSESQLRSDWLSAYRAWQAVRFVDFGPIEVNSRAWQLQFWPDKKNLVGSRIKARLHQDTQVSQSDIDGAGVAEQGFPALEALLYDEGMADLTLSAEQPCALLQAISTHLNETSTALVTDWEAFGDYYQSTDSMTQATLHAAMQTLETIEDKRLGGPIGMMGSPANAYRAEAWRSDASISLIEASLQGLKEGFLPGLIASLDNIDRSDLAQAFDSQLDKTIKQAQELDGGIASGLEDADAQAGLTTLYMKVAQLRQLLNEQIASALGVVRGFNSSDGD from the coding sequence ATGAACGGCGTGGTTTCCATGAACGGCATGATTTCCCTGAACTGCCCTAGGGCCGTCGGCATCGCTTGTCTGTCGCTACTCTCGGTATCTTCCCAGGCTGCCGATACATCCGTGACTCCACGCCAGCAGTGGTATCAGGATATTGGTGCACTCTACACCAGGCTGGCCGAGGCCACCGACCAATTGCAGGAAGACGCCACCGCCTTGTGCTCTGCACCAGAAGCAAACAGCGAAAGCCAATTGCGTTCGGACTGGCTCTCTGCCTATCGCGCCTGGCAAGCCGTACGCTTTGTCGACTTCGGCCCCATCGAAGTCAATAGCCGTGCCTGGCAGCTGCAGTTCTGGCCAGACAAGAAGAACCTGGTTGGCAGCCGGATCAAGGCCCGACTGCATCAGGACACGCAGGTCTCCCAGTCTGACATCGATGGAGCGGGTGTCGCAGAGCAAGGGTTTCCTGCATTGGAAGCCCTGCTGTATGACGAGGGAATGGCTGATTTGACACTCTCTGCGGAGCAACCCTGTGCCCTGCTCCAGGCTATCTCGACTCACCTGAACGAGACGAGCACGGCTTTGGTGACAGATTGGGAGGCTTTCGGGGATTACTACCAGTCTACCGACAGCATGACGCAAGCCACGCTTCACGCTGCCATGCAGACGCTGGAAACCATTGAAGACAAGCGCCTTGGCGGTCCCATCGGGATGATGGGCAGCCCCGCCAACGCCTATCGCGCAGAAGCCTGGCGCAGCGATGCTTCGATCAGCCTGATCGAGGCCAGCCTGCAGGGCCTGAAGGAAGGGTTTCTACCAGGCCTGATAGCGAGCCTCGACAATATTGATCGCAGCGATCTTGCACAAGCCTTCGACAGCCAGCTCGACAAGACGATCAAGCAGGCACAGGAACTTGATGGCGGCATCGCCAGCGGGCTGGAAGACGCCGATGCCCAGGCGGGCTTGACCACGCTCTATATGAAGGTCGCTCAGTTACGCCAACTGCTCAACGAACAGATCGCCAGTGCCCTTGGGGTAGTGCGCGGGTTCAACTCCAGCGATGGCGATTGA
- a CDS encoding DUF1513 domain-containing protein — protein MALDRQRRKLLKLGLVKLGLAKRSLFKLGLGSLGAGFALGGTNLATAQRVLDNQENRRQWFFSAVDDPEGNHHLAGIHRDGSEYFLLPAPERCHGGCLHPHQPQAVLFARRPGRHFHVVDARHHRELQSIDAGPGYHFYGHGVFDPSGRWLYVTANRLEDAMGLVRVYDANAGYAHHHDIELDGIGPHELKLMPDGDTLIVALGGIRTHPDSGRIKLNLEDMDPALLLVNRHSGEIQARHRPSHHQLSVRHLDVAANGSVIVGYQFEGPVWETHHPLVAHLDPQGKFHEFDLGELQPKLAQYTASVAVSQSQSGSSSSTLITAPRGGRIIMLDQQSGDIIAAPELADAAGARCDGQGGYIVTTGNGGFYQVSAQGGLTQLAKLPLRWDNHLT, from the coding sequence GTGGCATTGGACAGACAGCGCCGGAAGCTATTGAAGCTGGGTCTTGTCAAACTGGGTCTTGCAAAACGGAGTCTTTTTAAACTAGGCCTTGGCAGCCTGGGGGCTGGCTTCGCCCTGGGTGGGACGAACCTGGCAACGGCACAACGGGTTTTAGACAATCAGGAAAACCGGCGCCAATGGTTCTTCAGCGCTGTCGATGATCCCGAGGGGAACCACCACCTGGCCGGTATCCACCGCGACGGCAGCGAATACTTTCTACTGCCGGCCCCCGAGCGCTGCCACGGTGGCTGCCTGCACCCTCACCAGCCTCAGGCAGTACTCTTCGCACGCCGCCCTGGCCGCCACTTCCACGTTGTTGATGCACGCCACCATCGCGAACTGCAAAGCATCGATGCAGGCCCGGGATACCACTTCTATGGCCATGGCGTTTTCGACCCATCTGGACGCTGGCTCTACGTGACCGCCAACCGTCTTGAGGATGCCATGGGCCTGGTAAGGGTCTACGACGCCAATGCGGGCTATGCTCATCACCATGACATTGAGCTGGATGGTATCGGCCCCCATGAACTCAAGCTGATGCCAGATGGTGATACCCTGATTGTGGCCCTCGGGGGGATAAGGACACATCCAGATAGTGGCCGTATCAAGTTGAACCTCGAAGACATGGACCCGGCCTTGCTGTTGGTGAACCGTCACAGCGGCGAAATTCAAGCCCGCCACAGGCCATCCCATCATCAGCTCAGCGTTCGCCACCTCGATGTGGCAGCAAATGGCAGCGTAATCGTCGGCTATCAGTTTGAAGGCCCGGTCTGGGAAACACACCACCCACTGGTCGCTCACCTTGACCCTCAAGGCAAGTTTCACGAATTCGATCTCGGCGAGCTGCAGCCGAAGCTGGCCCAGTACACTGCCAGCGTAGCCGTCAGCCAGTCGCAGAGCGGCTCCTCCAGCAGCACCTTGATCACTGCTCCCCGAGGGGGGCGTATCATCATGCTCGACCAGCAAAGTGGAGATATCATCGCGGCACCCGAACTGGCGGATGCCGCAGGCGCCCGCTGTGATGGCCAGGGGGGATATATTGTCACTACCGGAAATGGCGGGTTCTACCAGGTTTCTGCACAAGGTGGACTCACGCAACTGGCGAAACTGCCATTGCGCTGGGATAACCACCTCACCTAA
- a CDS encoding CaiB/BaiF CoA transferase family protein: MTSDSMAASKPLSGVMVLDMSRVLAGPWAGQLLADLGARVIKIEHPIRGDDTRSWGPPWHFAAGRDAQGETLREAAYFLCANRGKQSLAVDMASSEGQSLIRDLAKQADIVLENFKVGGLKRYGLDAESLRALNPELIVCSITGFGQSGPYAHRAGYDFMIQAMGGLMSLTGEADGMPMKTGVAITDVMTGLYATIGVLAALHRRRETGQGTHIDLALLDVQVATLANQALNTLVSGKAPARYGNAHPNIVPYQAFACADGHLVLTVGNDGQFSRLAGLLGHPEWADGPWSTNEGRVAHRDELVAEVQNALMRDERDAWLAKFEALGIPAGPIHKLPEVFADPQVCHRGMARNIDGVPQVANPLRFDGESATGDQPPPALGEHSDRVLTEMGLSAENIARLRAEGIVR, from the coding sequence ATGACAAGCGACAGCATGGCGGCTAGCAAGCCTTTGTCCGGGGTGATGGTGCTGGATATGTCTCGCGTGCTGGCCGGCCCATGGGCCGGTCAACTCCTGGCCGACCTGGGGGCACGAGTGATCAAGATCGAGCATCCGATCCGGGGAGATGATACCCGCAGTTGGGGGCCTCCCTGGCACTTTGCTGCTGGCCGCGATGCCCAGGGCGAAACGCTGCGAGAAGCGGCCTATTTTCTGTGTGCCAACCGCGGCAAGCAGTCGTTGGCGGTGGACATGGCGTCCAGCGAAGGGCAGTCCTTGATACGTGATCTGGCCAAGCAGGCGGATATCGTGCTGGAGAACTTCAAGGTGGGCGGGCTCAAGCGATACGGCCTTGATGCCGAGAGCTTGAGAGCGCTGAATCCGGAGCTGATCGTATGTTCAATCACGGGTTTTGGTCAGTCCGGCCCCTATGCCCACCGAGCGGGTTATGACTTCATGATCCAGGCCATGGGAGGCCTGATGAGTCTCACTGGCGAAGCCGATGGCATGCCGATGAAGACTGGCGTGGCGATTACCGATGTGATGACAGGACTGTACGCGACCATTGGCGTACTGGCAGCGCTTCATCGCCGTCGCGAAACCGGGCAGGGCACTCACATCGATCTGGCACTGCTCGATGTACAGGTGGCGACATTGGCCAACCAGGCACTCAATACCCTGGTCAGTGGGAAAGCGCCTGCCCGTTACGGCAATGCCCACCCCAATATCGTGCCGTACCAGGCGTTTGCCTGTGCTGACGGGCACCTGGTGCTGACCGTCGGTAATGATGGACAGTTCTCTCGTCTGGCAGGGTTGCTTGGTCATCCAGAGTGGGCCGATGGCCCCTGGTCGACCAATGAAGGGCGGGTAGCTCACCGAGACGAATTGGTGGCCGAGGTCCAGAACGCGCTTATGCGAGATGAGCGTGATGCGTGGCTGGCAAAGTTCGAAGCGTTGGGGATTCCCGCAGGTCCCATTCATAAGCTCCCCGAGGTCTTTGCTGATCCTCAGGTATGTCATCGAGGCATGGCCAGGAACATAGACGGCGTTCCCCAGGTGGCCAATCCTCTTCGCTTCGATGGGGAAAGTGCCACGGGTGATCAGCCACCACCGGCTCTGGGGGAGCATAGTGACAGAGTGCTGACGGAAATGGGGCTATCGGCAGAGAACATTGCACGCTTGCGGGCCGAGGGTATTGTGCGCTGA